The window CAAAAAGTCACTTATCTATGAATATGTGACAGGAAAAAAGGCGGTGGAGTAATGATTCTTCAATTAGTTGATGATGTAAAAAAGGCATTAAGCAACGGTTGCTATTTTTCCGCACTTGCTCTTGCATTAACATTACCCGATGCTTGCGGAAGAGCGGAATATGGAGAAATTGGGATTGGTAAACGTTATAGAGATTGGTGTAAAAATTTCTGTATAACTGATTTTGCATACTCTAAATGTAGCAATGATATGCCATATTTAAGCGAAGAAGTATTATATCAGTTAAGATGTTCGTTTTTGCATCAAAGTACACCAAGTATTGAACCTACAAAAATCAATGAAGAACGGTGTAAAATTGACAAAAATGAATTTGTTCTGTCTATTTCAAATGAACCGCTTTTAGACAATGGAACAAGTATGGTTTCTTATAATATAGAAGAAATGAAAATTGTAAAAAGAGGATATGAAATAAGCATTGATTACTTATGCCATATGATATGTGCTGCCGCTGCTAAATACTATGAAGAAAATAAGGAGAAATTTAGTTTTATAAATTTTCGTTTAATTGACAAAAGAAAGGAAGATTTTTAATGAACCCAATTTACGAAATGTTTAATTATCAATATATTCAGCAACAGGCACAAGAAAAGCACTTTACACAAATTGCAAAAGTACAGCAAAGTGCAAATAAATTAAAAGACTTTTTTGATAGTTTAGATGAGATAGAACCAGAATACAGAAATGACGCAAGTATAGAATTTTCTGCAATTATTTTGGATTTTATAAAAAGAAATTCAAATTGATGAATAGGAGGTCTAATCTATGGATATAAAAGAAAAACGCTTTGAGCAGGACATAGAAAGCTATATGTTAAACTACGGCGGATATACAAAGGGCAATTTATCGACATATAACCGCGAGACCGCCATTGACCTGCCGAAGCTGATACAATACATAAAGGCAACGCAGCCGAAAGAGTGGCAAAAGTACGAAAGAAATTATGGTGCAGACGCTGAAAAGAGATTATACAAGCGTTTTCAGGAATGTGTTGACACGTTCGGATTGACCTATGTTTTAAAGCACGGCTTTGAAGATAGGGGTGCAAAAATAAAAATTGTATCTTTCAAAGAAAACACAACGCTCAACGATTCCGTGCTTGCCGATTACAATTCAAACATTGTAACCTGCACAAGGCAGTTTAAATATTCAACCGAGAATGAAAATTCTATTGATATGGTGCTGTCCGTAAACGGAATACCTGTTGTTGCTTTGGAGCTGAAAGACCAATTAACGGGGCAAAGTGTTGCCAATGCAAAAAAGCAGTTTATGACGGACAGAAACCCGAAAGAGTTTTGTTTCCGTTTTGACAACCGTTTTCTCGTATATTTTGCCGTTGATTTGTACGAAGTTGCAATGACAACAAAGCTCGACGGAGAAAAAACATTCTTTCTGCCGTTTAATCAAGGCTCAAACGGCGCCGGCAATGTCGGAGGCAAAGGAAACCCCGAAAACAAAAACGGGTACGCCACAAGCTACCTTTGGGAAAAGGTTTTGACAAAGGACAGTCTTTTAAATATACTTCAAAGGTTTTTGCAGAGAGTTGAGGAAGAAAAGATTGTTTATTCAAACGGAAAAGAAGTCAAAAAGAAATCGGTTAAACTGATATTTCCGCGTTTTCATCAGTTAGACGTTGTGTCAAAGCTGGTCGCAGATGTTAAGGACAACGGTTCGGGGCATAATTACCTTATTCAGCACTCCGCCGGCTCAGGCAAGAGTAATTCTATCGCTTGGCTTGCATATCAGCTTACCGAATTGCACGACAAGGACAATAAACCTATATTCACATCTGTTATAGTTGTCAACGACCGCACCGTGCTTGACCGCCAAACACAGAACACAATTTATGGATTCGACCATACAAAAGGCGTTGTCGAAAAAATTGATGATGACAAACATTCAGCCGATTTAAAAGCGGCTATAAACAACGGTAAGAAAATCATTATAACAACAATTCAAAAATTTCCGTATATCTACAATGAAATTGACGATACCACCGACAGGCGGTTTGCAATTATTGTTGATGAGGCGCACAATTCACAGACAGGAAAAAATGCCGCAAAATTGAAAACCGCCCTTGCCGACACAGAGGACGCATTAAGAGAATATGCCGAGCTTGAAGGTCTTGCGGAAGATGAGGTAAAAGACCAAGAGGACAAGCTGGTTGATGAAATGCTGTCGCACGGAAAACACAAAAATCTTTCGTTCTTTGCCTTCACCGCCACACCGAAATCAAAAACGCTTGAAATATTCGGCACACCGAGAGAAAACGGCAAAGGCTTCAGACCGTTTCATATTTATTCTATGAAACAGGCTATTGAGGAAGGCTTTATTTTAGACGTGCTCAAAAATTTTATGCACTATAAAACCTGTTACCGCATTGCAAAACAAACGCCGGACAACCCCGAAGTGCCGGCAAACAAAGCAGTAAAGGCTGTTTTGAGGTACAAGGAACTGCACCCTCACAACATTGCACAGAAAACCGCCATTATTATTGAAACATACAGAAGCGTTACAAAAAATAAAATAAACGGCAGAGCAAAAGCAATGGTTGTAACGGCGTCGCGGCTTCACGCAATAAGATATTATCACGAGATGAAACGCTATATTGAAAGTCACGGATATGATGATGTTGAAATTCTTATTGCCTTTTCGGGCGTTGTGAAAGACGGCGAATTTGAGTACACCGAAGAAGGCTTGAACAAACGAAAGGACGGAACAACCATAAAAGAAAGTCAGCTGCCGTCGGAATTTAACAAAGACGAATATGCAATGCTTGTTGTTGCGGAAAAATACCAGACGGGATTTGACGAGCCGTTGCTGCACACAATGTTTGTCGATAAAAAGCTGAAAGATGTCAAAGCAGTGCAGACACTTTCAAGGCTTAACCGTATATGTCCG of the Qingrenia yutianensis genome contains:
- a CDS encoding type I restriction endonuclease subunit R gives rise to the protein MDIKEKRFEQDIESYMLNYGGYTKGNLSTYNRETAIDLPKLIQYIKATQPKEWQKYERNYGADAEKRLYKRFQECVDTFGLTYVLKHGFEDRGAKIKIVSFKENTTLNDSVLADYNSNIVTCTRQFKYSTENENSIDMVLSVNGIPVVALELKDQLTGQSVANAKKQFMTDRNPKEFCFRFDNRFLVYFAVDLYEVAMTTKLDGEKTFFLPFNQGSNGAGNVGGKGNPENKNGYATSYLWEKVLTKDSLLNILQRFLQRVEEEKIVYSNGKEVKKKSVKLIFPRFHQLDVVSKLVADVKDNGSGHNYLIQHSAGSGKSNSIAWLAYQLTELHDKDNKPIFTSVIVVNDRTVLDRQTQNTIYGFDHTKGVVEKIDDDKHSADLKAAINNGKKIIITTIQKFPYIYNEIDDTTDRRFAIIVDEAHNSQTGKNAAKLKTALADTEDALREYAELEGLAEDEVKDQEDKLVDEMLSHGKHKNLSFFAFTATPKSKTLEIFGTPRENGKGFRPFHIYSMKQAIEEGFILDVLKNFMHYKTCYRIAKQTPDNPEVPANKAVKAVLRYKELHPHNIAQKTAIIIETYRSVTKNKINGRAKAMVVTASRLHAIRYYHEMKRYIESHGYDDVEILIAFSGVVKDGEFEYTEEGLNKRKDGTTIKESQLPSEFNKDEYAMLVVAEKYQTGFDEPLLHTMFVDKKLKDVKAVQTLSRLNRICPGKTDTFVLDFVNTADDIQKAFEPYYEATYLDEEINVNMIYDTRQLLRQKGIYDENDIQEFLKIFLKKDQNDSDLGTLTSLLKPVVARYEAMNEEERFEVKKTVKNFNKWYSYITQISRMFDRSLQEEYTYTQYLEKMLPPVSDTRNVDLEDKLKLEYYKIQEDFHGDISLAPTEATKTLENPKSLKTAGFMSEEDALLEEIISKINERFDGIFSEGDRVIVETLYNRAKENKKLNRQAQKNDEEVYTKSIFPEVFKQVAQDCYMEQMKAFSKLFEDKRFYDTVMATLAQETYRTSNRV